From a region of the Fimbriiglobus ruber genome:
- a CDS encoding MOSC domain-containing protein, which produces MTAVVLSIQVGLPRHLGTSDATSHFDQPWTSGFFKEPIAGPVHVGWTNLSGDGQADLVNHGGVDKAVLAYAATHYPAWRAELGQTELPYGAFGENLTIDGVTEGDVCIGDVWRAGLVVFEVSQPRQPCWKLARRWRIQELPGRVVETGRSGWYLRVREMGTIEAGTGMELVARPNPEWTVTRANHVMYFQRLDTAAMEELAAVPGLSASWQETLVERARRLHEAKKVL; this is translated from the coding sequence ATGACGGCTGTAGTGCTTTCGATCCAGGTCGGGCTCCCGCGCCACCTCGGAACCTCGGACGCCACCTCTCACTTCGACCAGCCCTGGACCAGCGGGTTTTTCAAGGAGCCGATCGCCGGTCCCGTCCACGTCGGCTGGACCAACCTCTCGGGCGACGGCCAGGCCGACCTCGTTAACCACGGCGGGGTCGATAAAGCCGTTCTCGCGTATGCCGCCACCCACTACCCGGCGTGGCGGGCGGAACTCGGGCAGACGGAACTGCCGTACGGCGCGTTCGGAGAAAACCTGACGATCGACGGTGTGACCGAAGGCGACGTCTGCATCGGCGACGTGTGGCGGGCGGGACTGGTAGTATTCGAGGTCAGCCAACCGCGGCAGCCGTGTTGGAAGCTCGCGCGACGGTGGCGGATTCAGGAACTTCCCGGCCGCGTGGTCGAGACCGGGCGGAGCGGGTGGTATCTGCGCGTTCGCGAAATGGGAACGATCGAGGCCGGCACGGGGATGGAACTGGTCGCGCGGCCGAACCCGGAGTGGACCGTCACCCGCGCCAACCACGTCATGTACTTCCAACGATTGGACACCGCCGCCATGGAAGAGCTGGCGGCGGTTCCGGGATTGTCCGCGAGTTGGCAAGAAACTCTGGTGGAACGCGCGCGGCGATTGCACGAAGCCAAAAAGGTGCTGTAG
- a CDS encoding serine/threonine-protein kinase, with translation MADEISTWMFFRALRASRLLSAETLEELERRVREEPLADVLRDLIDRGVFTQYQVDRLKAGKHHGLVIGQYHILGELGQGGCGVVYKARHALMDRVVALKVISSDLCKNKTARDLFLREVVTTTRLAHPNIATAYDADEFEGQVFFVIEFVEGPTLHAYVTDRGALPVPVACSVLLETAQALQHANENGIVHRDIKPANILLPGLVPQTNMVSGTLVLVKVVDFGLASFRQGGRGIITTIPCEEGAAIGTPAFIAPEQITDVHKADIRSDLYSLGCSLYFALAGRLPFDGMTSELTLFQHLDKEPTPLRSLQPSVPAPLAAIVHRLMAKNPAQRFQTPADLIAALNCFVLSGGLGFPEARSDGPSAPPDQWETDVSRNSRHPTRATAMVQLRPAPPSSQPLLPRPGALGGRETVAEFRRLWREWCAVVEDCVRGTPNQVTDGQYKTLYRALTAVLRDVSECSALPPEQIDRARSLIEPWVTRASLVNLEYKMLASMWRSCRATDADLWPEQAQKSANGWLMTAACVAFGLAGCVAVWLGLR, from the coding sequence GTGGCCGACGAAATTTCGACGTGGATGTTTTTCCGCGCGCTCCGGGCCAGCCGCCTGCTTTCGGCGGAGACGCTCGAGGAGTTGGAGCGGCGCGTGCGGGAGGAGCCGCTGGCCGACGTCCTCCGCGATTTGATCGACCGGGGGGTGTTCACCCAGTACCAGGTGGACCGCCTCAAGGCCGGCAAGCACCACGGGCTCGTGATCGGCCAGTACCACATCCTCGGCGAACTCGGGCAGGGCGGGTGCGGGGTAGTGTACAAGGCCCGGCACGCCCTCATGGACCGGGTGGTCGCGCTCAAGGTGATCAGCTCGGACCTGTGCAAGAATAAAACCGCCCGGGATCTGTTCCTCCGGGAAGTGGTCACGACCACCCGCCTCGCCCACCCGAACATCGCGACGGCGTACGACGCCGACGAGTTCGAGGGGCAGGTGTTCTTCGTCATCGAGTTCGTCGAGGGGCCCACGCTCCACGCCTACGTGACGGACAGGGGAGCCCTCCCGGTCCCCGTCGCGTGTTCCGTTCTACTGGAGACCGCACAGGCGCTGCAACACGCCAATGAGAACGGGATCGTCCACCGGGACATCAAGCCGGCGAACATTCTGCTCCCGGGTCTGGTGCCCCAGACGAACATGGTGAGCGGAACCTTGGTCCTGGTGAAGGTCGTCGACTTCGGCCTGGCGAGCTTCCGCCAGGGCGGGCGGGGTATCATCACGACCATCCCGTGCGAAGAGGGGGCCGCCATCGGCACCCCGGCGTTCATCGCCCCCGAGCAGATTACGGACGTCCACAAGGCCGACATCCGGTCCGACCTGTACAGCCTGGGGTGTTCGCTCTATTTCGCCCTCGCCGGCCGCCTCCCGTTCGACGGCATGACGAGCGAACTCACCCTGTTCCAGCACCTGGACAAGGAGCCGACGCCCCTGCGGTCCCTCCAACCGTCCGTCCCCGCGCCGCTCGCGGCGATCGTCCACCGCCTGATGGCCAAGAACCCCGCCCAGCGGTTTCAGACGCCGGCCGACCTGATCGCCGCTCTGAACTGTTTCGTCCTCTCCGGCGGGCTCGGGTTTCCGGAGGCGAGGTCCGACGGGCCGTCCGCGCCGCCGGACCAGTGGGAAACGGACGTGAGCAGAAACTCCCGCCACCCGACCCGCGCCACGGCGATGGTCCAATTGCGGCCGGCGCCCCCGTCGTCGCAACCGCTGCTCCCGCGCCCGGGAGCCCTCGGCGGCCGGGAAACCGTCGCGGAATTCCGGCGGCTGTGGCGGGAATGGTGCGCGGTCGTCGAGGACTGCGTCCGGGGAACACCCAATCAGGTCACCGACGGCCAGTACAAGACGCTGTATCGGGCTTTGACGGCAGTCTTACGCGACGTGTCCGAGTGTTCGGCGCTCCCTCCGGAGCAAATCGACCGCGCCCGGTCGCTGATCGAGCCGTGGGTCACGCGGGCTTCGCTCGTCAACCTTGAATACAAGATGTTGGCCAGTATGTGGCGAAGTTGCCGGGCTACGGACGCGGATTTGTGGCCCGAACAGGCTCAGAAGTCTGCTAACGGTTGGCTCATGACGGCCGCGTGTGTCGCCTTCGGGCTGGCCGGATGTGTAGCGGTCTGGCTCGGGCTGCGCTAG
- a CDS encoding pilus assembly protein TadG-related protein produces the protein MRSVRAAGGRRRKGTVLVKVLICLPVLIGILALNLDGGRMMDERRSAQAAADAAALAAGADLYKNYWTNYGADVSGSAVAAAQASAAANGFPAGAVTVNIPPQSGTFAGVAGHAEVVIDTSLTASFGRIFTGSGLEVSARSVGRGLPLPIGIIALRSSGANAFQNSALVFALVNKPLIVNSSDPAAFSLTGLVNVFLASRVDVTGGTNLGGLLTLTTKINTGVRPTLDPLAFLPLPDMTAPVRSSSPLAINGLLPVVLQPGIYQGGIQVSGAAIVVMAPGVYIMQGGGFTVNGLATVAGIGVMVYNGTSPTYAPGPIAVGGLGKLVMIAPLSGTYQGINFFQQRNLTQPISVTGLGLTTITGVVYGASAPVTLTGSAAVGLDIMGGAYVVDSMTVGGIGAVTVNLGLNPPRVPDVRVVE, from the coding sequence ATGCGATCTGTTCGAGCGGCCGGCGGGCGGCGGCGGAAGGGGACTGTACTCGTCAAAGTCCTGATCTGCCTCCCGGTCCTGATCGGCATCCTCGCCCTGAACCTGGATGGCGGGCGGATGATGGACGAGCGCCGCAGCGCCCAGGCGGCGGCCGACGCCGCGGCCCTGGCCGCGGGCGCGGACCTGTACAAGAACTACTGGACGAATTACGGGGCCGACGTGTCGGGGTCCGCCGTCGCCGCGGCCCAGGCGTCGGCCGCCGCCAACGGGTTCCCGGCCGGGGCCGTGACCGTGAACATCCCGCCCCAATCGGGCACGTTCGCGGGGGTGGCGGGGCACGCCGAGGTCGTCATCGACACCTCCCTGACGGCCAGCTTCGGAAGGATCTTCACCGGGTCCGGGCTCGAGGTCTCGGCCCGCTCGGTCGGCCGGGGGCTGCCGCTCCCGATCGGTATTATCGCGCTGCGGTCGAGCGGGGCCAACGCATTCCAGAACTCGGCCCTCGTGTTCGCCCTGGTGAACAAGCCGCTGATCGTCAACTCGTCCGACCCGGCGGCCTTCAGTCTGACGGGCCTCGTCAACGTGTTCCTCGCCAGCCGGGTTGACGTCACCGGCGGCACCAACCTCGGCGGGCTGCTGACCCTGACGACGAAGATCAACACCGGCGTCCGCCCGACGCTGGACCCGCTGGCCTTCCTGCCCCTCCCAGACATGACCGCACCGGTGCGGAGTTCCTCCCCGCTCGCGATCAACGGTCTGCTGCCGGTGGTTCTTCAACCGGGAATCTACCAGGGGGGCATCCAGGTTTCCGGGGCCGCCATCGTGGTCATGGCGCCCGGGGTCTACATCATGCAGGGGGGCGGGTTCACCGTGAACGGGCTCGCGACCGTGGCCGGGATCGGGGTCATGGTCTACAACGGGACGAGTCCCACCTACGCCCCCGGCCCGATCGCCGTGGGCGGGCTCGGCAAGCTCGTGATGATCGCCCCCCTGTCGGGCACGTACCAGGGGATCAATTTCTTCCAACAGCGAAACCTGACCCAACCGATCTCCGTCACCGGGCTCGGTCTGACCACGATCACGGGGGTCGTGTACGGCGCGTCGGCCCCGGTCACCCTGACCGGGAGTGCGGCCGTCGGGCTGGACATCATGGGCGGGGCGTACGTCGTCGACTCCATGACGGTCGGGGGGATCGGGGCGGTGACCGTCAATCTGGGGCTGAACCCGCCGCGGGTTCCCGACGTCCGGGTGGTCGAATGA
- a CDS encoding TadE/TadG family type IV pilus assembly protein, giving the protein MRTCTQNRRSGAVAVETAVVLSVVCMLIFGFLIGGIGVFRYQQVACLAQEGARWASVRGGDYQKEMNLTPPTKQQIVTQAVMPLAAGMNSAGLTVDVVWVDQGSGIAWDWDLATKDVRSITSSGVYVSNTVRVTVTYQWAPGILTDTITVQNVCEIPMSY; this is encoded by the coding sequence GTGAGGACTTGTACGCAAAACCGCCGGAGTGGGGCTGTCGCGGTCGAAACGGCCGTCGTCCTGTCCGTCGTCTGCATGCTGATTTTCGGCTTTCTGATCGGCGGGATCGGCGTGTTTCGCTACCAGCAGGTCGCGTGCCTGGCGCAGGAAGGAGCCCGGTGGGCGAGCGTCCGCGGGGGCGACTACCAGAAAGAGATGAACCTGACGCCGCCGACCAAGCAGCAGATCGTGACCCAAGCGGTGATGCCGCTGGCCGCGGGCATGAACTCCGCCGGCCTGACGGTCGACGTGGTGTGGGTCGACCAGGGGAGCGGGATCGCGTGGGACTGGGATCTCGCGACCAAAGACGTCCGCTCGATTACCTCGTCGGGCGTGTACGTGAGTAACACCGTTCGGGTCACCGTCACCTACCAGTGGGCTCCGGGAATCCTGACGGACACGATCACGGTCCAAAATGTGTGCGAAATACCGATGTCGTATTGA
- a CDS encoding TadE/TadG family type IV pilus assembly protein: protein MMRVGNRRPGWCLGQRPAAAAVELALLLPFLAFCFAAALDFGRVFYATQVLEAAVSSGAGYASGSVWVPGAPGTSAGAAATAACTVGASLNPPLQADQVSVVIVPGATATVTVTYACPMLTGLLIPGGSVTLQRTVVVPMAPQPGS from the coding sequence ATGATGCGCGTGGGTAATCGACGTCCGGGCTGGTGTCTGGGTCAGCGACCGGCGGCGGCCGCGGTCGAACTCGCGCTCCTGCTCCCGTTCCTGGCGTTTTGCTTCGCGGCCGCCCTCGACTTCGGCCGGGTCTTTTACGCGACCCAGGTGTTGGAAGCGGCCGTCAGTTCCGGGGCGGGGTACGCGAGCGGCTCGGTGTGGGTTCCGGGCGCCCCCGGAACCTCGGCCGGCGCCGCGGCGACGGCCGCCTGCACGGTGGGAGCGAGTCTCAACCCGCCCTTACAGGCGGATCAGGTTTCGGTCGTGATTGTGCCCGGTGCGACCGCCACGGTGACGGTCACGTACGCGTGCCCGATGCTGACAGGCTTGCTCATTCCGGGGGGGAGCGTGACGCTCCAGAGAACCGTGGTCGTGCCGATGGCGCCGCAGCCCGGTAGCTGA
- a CDS encoding type II secretion system F family protein, which translates to MLTVAIGGFVFLTVFLGVFVLGRSVAGRPPRDHRQAARRFREMRREPEPDTSDEGVKAGGVWQAVMRLGAWVLPPDGKQVSDLGARLSLAGYRHPSAVVYFTGLQLVLVLAFAAAGGTAAVVGGAPWSRVLMWAAAGGAVGLIAPSFALTSQMKKRARQLRTALPDALDILVLSVEGGASLNAALALVTDEIQPVHPLLGAELVVVEREVQLGMTPGEAFRSFADRCGIAEARDLAAALVQSERYGASVAKVLRSYADSARADRQVWAEEVAQKAGVKILFPMLLCIFPAMFIVLLGPAAFQMSRLFAR; encoded by the coding sequence ATGCTGACGGTCGCGATCGGCGGGTTCGTTTTTCTGACGGTCTTCCTGGGCGTGTTCGTCCTGGGGCGGTCTGTCGCCGGCCGCCCGCCCCGGGACCACCGGCAGGCCGCCCGCCGGTTCCGCGAGATGCGCCGGGAGCCGGAGCCCGATACCTCGGACGAGGGCGTCAAGGCCGGCGGGGTGTGGCAGGCGGTAATGAGACTCGGAGCATGGGTCCTGCCCCCGGACGGGAAACAGGTTTCGGACTTGGGCGCGCGGCTGTCGCTGGCCGGATACCGCCACCCGTCTGCAGTCGTCTACTTTACCGGCCTGCAACTCGTTCTGGTACTCGCCTTCGCGGCCGCGGGCGGGACGGCCGCCGTGGTCGGCGGGGCGCCGTGGTCGCGGGTTCTGATGTGGGCCGCCGCGGGCGGGGCCGTGGGACTGATCGCCCCGTCGTTCGCACTCACTTCGCAGATGAAGAAGCGGGCGCGGCAACTCCGCACCGCCCTGCCGGACGCCCTGGACATCCTGGTGTTGAGCGTCGAAGGGGGGGCGAGCTTGAACGCGGCGCTCGCGCTGGTGACGGACGAGATCCAGCCGGTTCATCCGCTCCTCGGGGCCGAACTGGTCGTCGTCGAGCGGGAGGTCCAACTCGGGATGACGCCCGGGGAGGCGTTCCGGTCGTTCGCCGACCGGTGCGGGATCGCCGAAGCCCGCGACCTGGCGGCCGCCCTGGTGCAGTCGGAGCGGTATGGGGCGAGCGTGGCCAAGGTCCTGCGGTCGTACGCGGACTCCGCCCGCGCGGACCGCCAGGTCTGGGCCGAGGAAGTCGCCCAGAAAGCCGGTGTGAAGATTCTGTTCCCGATGTTGCTGTGTATTTTCCCGGCCATGTTCATCGTGCTACTCGGGCCGGCCGCCTTCCAGATGTCTCGTTTGTTCGCCCGGTAG
- a CDS encoding type II secretion system F family protein: MLQIGIFVAVTGGALALLLASIGGGRAGQERIRRRLAGKYGVVPVEVATPLYKDVDALDANFGSDGRDTPIAVAAPGRTVGRRQRAEEFLRQADVELSVRQILWFVAGVALLLGGIGVGVAGWLGGIGGVAAGLVVPVVVLNAKRRARRERYVRQLAGAFELMARVLRAGQSIPEAFRAAVEAFEDPLSGEFGRCLHQIEHGLRPDAAFRELSQRSGVVEMRIFVVAMVIQRQTGGNLGEVLDRLAAVVQARFKMRQKLRALTAEGRLQSLTLTVLPVITFVVMYFLNRQYAEALLDHWKLLAGTGACMGVGVLWIRNIMNFEG, encoded by the coding sequence GTGTTGCAGATCGGGATTTTCGTGGCCGTCACCGGCGGGGCTTTGGCCTTGTTGCTGGCGTCCATCGGCGGCGGCCGGGCGGGACAGGAGCGGATCCGCCGGCGGCTGGCCGGGAAGTACGGCGTGGTGCCCGTCGAGGTGGCGACCCCGCTCTACAAGGACGTCGACGCCCTCGACGCCAACTTCGGCTCCGACGGCAGGGATACCCCGATTGCGGTCGCGGCGCCGGGGCGGACGGTCGGGCGGCGGCAGCGGGCGGAAGAGTTCTTACGACAAGCCGACGTGGAATTGAGTGTCCGCCAGATACTTTGGTTCGTCGCGGGCGTCGCCCTGCTACTGGGCGGGATCGGGGTCGGGGTGGCCGGGTGGCTCGGGGGGATCGGCGGGGTCGCGGCGGGACTGGTTGTCCCGGTCGTCGTCCTGAACGCGAAGCGGAGAGCCCGGCGGGAGCGGTACGTTAGACAGTTGGCCGGGGCGTTCGAATTGATGGCCCGCGTCCTCCGGGCGGGCCAGTCGATCCCCGAGGCGTTCCGCGCGGCCGTGGAGGCGTTCGAAGATCCGCTGTCCGGCGAGTTCGGGCGGTGCCTCCACCAGATCGAACACGGCTTGCGACCGGACGCGGCGTTCCGGGAGTTGAGTCAGCGGTCGGGCGTCGTGGAAATGCGAATTTTCGTCGTGGCGATGGTGATCCAACGGCAGACCGGGGGGAACCTGGGCGAGGTCCTGGACCGCCTGGCCGCGGTCGTCCAGGCCCGGTTCAAGATGCGGCAAAAACTGCGGGCGCTGACCGCGGAAGGCCGGCTCCAGAGCCTGACGTTGACAGTCCTGCCGGTGATAACGTTCGTGGTCATGTACTTCCTGAACCGGCAGTACGCCGAGGCCCTGTTGGACCACTGGAAGCTGCTCGCGGGCACGGGCGCGTGTATGGGCGTCGGGGTCTTGTGGATCCGGAACATCATGAACTTCGAGGGATGA
- a CDS encoding CpaF family protein: MPRFSPRNSAPPIPERSRLEPPPAAVEGSDDLRRFKAQLHRSLVVGMDLTALSSLSRDQLRYEVRRVAEELCQRSPNLLNQQERDRLVSEVLDETFGLGPLEPLMKDPTVSDILINGPHTVYVERDGKLELTDVSFHDAAHLLHIVQRVVGQAGRRVDETSPMVDSRLPDGGRINAIIPPLALDGALVSIRRFGTKAIRAADLIANKTAPPEVIDFLAACVRARLNIIVSGGTGSGKTTLLNVLSAFIPEDERVITIEDAAELRLQQPHVGRLETRPENVEGVGKILTRDLVRNALRMRPDRIVVGECRGPEALDMLQAMNTGHEGSLTTVHANDTRESLGRLEVMVGMAGFDLPLWVIRRQISSAIHLVIQVSRLMGGSRKIMRVSEVTGVEGENYAMQDLFVFKQTGLDEDRRAQGCFHATGLRPNCMERLESLGEALSMDLFRKRILQPGSRPL, from the coding sequence ATGCCCCGATTCTCCCCCAGGAATTCCGCGCCACCGATCCCCGAGCGATCTCGGCTTGAGCCCCCGCCCGCGGCGGTCGAGGGGTCGGACGACCTCCGCCGGTTCAAAGCCCAGTTGCACCGGTCACTCGTCGTCGGGATGGATCTGACCGCCCTCAGTTCGCTGTCCCGCGACCAGCTGCGGTACGAAGTCCGGCGGGTCGCCGAGGAACTCTGCCAGCGGAGCCCGAACCTGCTCAACCAGCAGGAGCGGGATCGCCTGGTGAGTGAGGTGTTGGACGAGACGTTCGGGCTGGGACCGCTCGAACCGCTGATGAAAGACCCGACGGTCAGCGACATCCTGATCAACGGCCCGCACACCGTGTACGTCGAGCGGGACGGGAAACTGGAACTGACCGACGTGTCGTTCCACGACGCCGCCCACCTGCTGCACATCGTCCAGCGGGTGGTCGGCCAGGCCGGCCGGCGGGTGGACGAAACCAGCCCGATGGTCGACAGCCGGCTCCCCGACGGCGGGCGGATCAACGCGATCATCCCGCCGCTCGCCCTCGACGGGGCGCTGGTCTCGATCCGCCGGTTCGGGACCAAGGCCATCCGGGCGGCCGACCTGATAGCCAACAAGACCGCCCCGCCGGAAGTGATCGACTTCCTCGCGGCCTGCGTCCGGGCCCGGCTGAACATCATCGTTTCCGGGGGGACGGGGAGTGGGAAGACCACCCTGCTCAATGTCCTGTCCGCGTTCATCCCGGAAGACGAGCGGGTGATCACCATCGAGGACGCCGCCGAACTCCGACTCCAACAGCCCCACGTGGGCCGGCTGGAAACCCGCCCGGAGAACGTCGAAGGCGTCGGGAAAATCCTGACCCGCGACCTCGTCCGGAACGCACTGCGAATGCGGCCGGACCGGATCGTCGTCGGCGAGTGCCGCGGCCCCGAGGCCCTGGACATGCTCCAGGCGATGAACACGGGGCACGAGGGGAGCCTGACGACGGTCCACGCGAACGACACCCGGGAGAGCCTCGGGCGCCTGGAGGTGATGGTCGGGATGGCCGGGTTCGACCTGCCGCTGTGGGTGATCCGCCGGCAGATCTCGTCGGCCATCCATCTCGTCATCCAGGTCAGCCGGCTGATGGGCGGGAGCCGGAAGATCATGCGGGTGTCCGAGGTCACGGGCGTCGAGGGCGAGAATTACGCCATGCAAGACTTGTTCGTGTTCAAGCAGACCGGGCTCGACGAGGACCGCCGGGCCCAGGGGTGCTTCCACGCCACCGGCCTCCGCCCCAACTGTATGGAGCGGCTGGAATCCCTCGGCGAGGCGCTGTCGATGGACCTGTTCCGAAAAAGGATCCTCCAGCCGGGCTCGCGACCTTTGTAG
- a CDS encoding AAA family ATPase: MNTLLVSPTREHPVLGDLEKLIRARRGFGAPEVVALDRVENWCRGHQPEFVIVILDGEQVERTLEAVRRLRGAGAQHLLVAGLATDAKLILRTLQAGADLFLDQEELGSELESALARLQVRQPDGDRAGQLLAVLSAAGGCGASTIAVNLAALLAKEYGQCNLIDLNLGKADLAPLLDLKPQYTLADLCRNDERLDRSMYEKLLVRHPDGISLLAGPLEFEDTAAITTRGVARAAGVAHETFKDVVVDLQDCFQDEQAAVLERATRILLVCRLDFTALRNTRRIVDFLVGRGVPRERIEIVVNHFGAPDELPVAEAEAAVGGPLVHFVPYDSETICAANNTGVPAALTVPLADVVQSIARLVGLDAPVPAGPDRFTRLVAKVREEATARLQGLAPRARAVSLWAAALANRTWAAVVRLTRYNHAPFPPIDVEEVETCHAPILPQEFRATDPRAISA; encoded by the coding sequence GTGAACACACTGCTCGTTTCCCCGACGCGGGAACACCCGGTACTCGGGGACCTCGAAAAGTTGATCCGGGCGCGGCGCGGGTTCGGGGCGCCCGAAGTGGTCGCACTGGATCGGGTTGAAAACTGGTGCCGCGGCCACCAGCCCGAGTTCGTGATCGTCATCCTCGACGGGGAGCAGGTCGAGCGAACCCTTGAGGCGGTCCGGCGGCTCCGCGGGGCCGGAGCCCAACACCTGTTGGTCGCCGGACTGGCGACCGACGCGAAATTGATTCTGCGCACCCTGCAGGCCGGGGCCGACCTGTTCTTGGACCAGGAAGAACTGGGGTCGGAACTTGAATCGGCGCTGGCCCGCTTGCAGGTCCGGCAACCAGACGGCGACCGGGCCGGGCAACTGCTGGCCGTCCTGTCGGCCGCCGGCGGGTGTGGGGCCAGCACGATCGCGGTCAACCTGGCCGCGCTCCTGGCCAAGGAATACGGCCAGTGCAACCTCATCGACCTCAACCTCGGCAAGGCGGACCTCGCCCCGCTGCTCGATCTGAAGCCCCAGTACACGCTGGCCGACCTTTGCCGGAACGACGAGCGGCTCGACCGGAGTATGTACGAGAAACTACTCGTCCGGCACCCCGACGGGATCAGCCTGTTGGCCGGCCCCCTTGAGTTCGAAGATACCGCGGCCATCACGACCCGCGGCGTCGCGCGGGCGGCGGGCGTCGCGCACGAGACCTTCAAGGATGTGGTCGTCGACCTGCAAGACTGCTTCCAGGACGAGCAAGCGGCCGTCCTGGAACGTGCCACGCGGATTTTACTGGTCTGCCGGCTGGACTTCACCGCGCTCCGCAACACCCGCCGGATCGTCGACTTCCTGGTCGGCCGGGGCGTCCCGCGGGAGCGCATCGAGATCGTCGTTAACCACTTCGGGGCGCCGGACGAACTCCCGGTGGCCGAGGCGGAAGCCGCGGTCGGCGGGCCGCTGGTGCATTTCGTGCCCTACGATTCGGAAACGATTTGCGCGGCCAACAACACGGGCGTCCCCGCGGCGCTGACGGTTCCGCTCGCCGACGTCGTCCAAAGTATCGCCCGGCTGGTCGGTCTGGACGCGCCGGTCCCCGCCGGCCCCGACCGGTTCACCCGGCTCGTCGCGAAGGTCCGGGAGGAAGCCACAGCCCGGCTCCAGGGGCTGGCCCCGCGTGCCCGAGCCGTATCTCTATGGGCCGCGGCGTTAGCCAACAGAACATGGGCGGCCGTCGTCCGCCTGACCCGGTACAACCATGCCCCGTTCCCGCCGATCGATGTCGAGGAGGTCGAGACCTGCCATGCCCCGATTCTCCCCCAGGAATTCCGCGCCACCGATCCCCGAGCGATCTCGGCTTGA